The DNA window TTCTGGATCACTTTTGCAAGCTTTTAAAGTAAGTGTGCTTGCCAATGAACTGCAACGGTATGGTTACATTGGTTGGTTTGGCTTTGTTCTTTGCCAGGATAAGTTGCGTAATGCCCTGGGTATCTTCCGGTACCCGGTGGAGAAATAAAACAGTATCAGCATTTTTGGTGGCTTCCAGATCAGCCAGGCAAGGCGGTCGTCTTTCCAAGGCATGTGAACGATTTAACTGTACTACAGCAATGATGGAGATTTGCAGTTCACTGGCCATTTTTTTTAGTTGCTTTGTGATCCAGGCGAGTTCCTGAGACCTGCTACCAAAAGATTGTTCTTTGACTTCAATGAACTGAATAAAGTCAATGCATACGAGTTGAATATCGTGTTTAATTTTGAACCGCATGATTTTGGTCTTTAACTTCTGAAGTGGAAAACTACTGCTGTCATCAATAAATATTGGACGTTGGTTCAACAGTTGGGAATGTATTTTACAGGAAGCAAACTCTTCC is part of the Microscilla marina ATCC 23134 genome and encodes:
- a CDS encoding DnaB-like helicase C-terminal domain-containing protein, which translates into the protein MKKQSNNQSQNKTPAEISGIRSGFEELDQLTGGWQKGQLTLIASLSGLGKTSLMAMFAQSASKKNTPTLIFNLESPTDCLVHRMICTEARVEMNSSRSGQLTREEFASCKIHSQLLNQRPIFIDDSSSFPLQKLKTKIMRFKIKHDIQLVCIDFIQFIEVKEQSFGSRSQELAWITKQLKKMASELQISIIAVVQLNRSHALERRPPCLADLEATKNADTVLFLHRVPEDTQGITQLILAKNKAKPTNVTIPLQFIGKHTYFKSLQK